The genomic DNA TGTGCTGTTTCTGTCCGATGTGGTGGCAGAGCTGGATGCAGCAGCCCAAGCAGGCCTGCGTGTATGCCAGATTGCCCGCCCGGAAGATGGCACGGTGGCAGGTACTACCCACCCTGTAGCGCAATCTCTGCCGCAGGCGGGGCAGATGTTTGGCCTGCCGGAAGGAGCATAATAAAGTGCTGAAAGCACAGTTGCACACAAACTGGCGGGATATACCGCCGGAAGCGCACGGCTGTGCGGCAGCGCTTGGTAATTTTGATGGTGTGCATCTGGGCCACGCCCATCTGGTTCATTCCACCCACGCAGCGCGGCCAGATCTGCCCTTGGCGGTGGTTACGTTTGAACCCCACCCGCGCGAACTTTTTCGCCCGCAGGACCCACCATTCCGCCTGAGCCTGCCAGATGAGCGCTTTGCCGCCCTACAGGCGCTAGGTGTGAAGCATGTGTTCCAGATTGGGTTTGATGAAGAATTCTCCCGCATGACGGCGGAACGGTTTGTAGAAGACGTGCTGCATGATGCCCTGTGCCTGCGCCACGTTGCCTGCGGGCCAGATTTTGCCTTCGGGTATCGGCGCGGGGGCGATGTGACGTTCTTGGCCGAACGCACGGGTGAACTGGGTATGGGCTTTACATCCGTGCCCGCGCTGGCAGATGCCGCAGGGCCATATTCCTCCACCCGTATCCGGCGGTTGTTGCAGGAAGGGTATCCAGAACGGGCAACGGAAGAACTCGGTCGCCCGTGGTTTATTCGTGGCCAAGTGCAGCATGGTGATAAACGCGGCCGTTTACTGGGCTTCCCTACAGCTAACATTCCACTTGGGCGGCATTTGGAGCCCGCACGTGGGGTTTACGCCGTAACGGTGCGCTTACCCGGTGGTTATACACGCCCCGGCGTGGCCAATATTGGCCGCAGGCCCACCATTAACGATGGGCAGGAAAGCCGCGTAGAAGTGAACCTGTTTGACTTTGATGGTGATTTGTACGGCCAAACGCTTTCTGTAGCTTTACACAAAATGCTGCGGCCAGAACAGCGCTTTGCCGGGCTGGATGAACTCAAGGCCCAGATCGCGCAGGATGCGCAGCAGGCGCGCATGGTTCTGAACGCCGAACTGGCTGGCATATAACCCCCTGTAAAAGTGCGGACAGAT from Acetobacter ascendens includes the following:
- a CDS encoding bifunctional riboflavin kinase/FAD synthetase; the protein is MLKAQLHTNWRDIPPEAHGCAAALGNFDGVHLGHAHLVHSTHAARPDLPLAVVTFEPHPRELFRPQDPPFRLSLPDERFAALQALGVKHVFQIGFDEEFSRMTAERFVEDVLHDALCLRHVACGPDFAFGYRRGGDVTFLAERTGELGMGFTSVPALADAAGPYSSTRIRRLLQEGYPERATEELGRPWFIRGQVQHGDKRGRLLGFPTANIPLGRHLEPARGVYAVTVRLPGGYTRPGVANIGRRPTINDGQESRVEVNLFDFDGDLYGQTLSVALHKMLRPEQRFAGLDELKAQIAQDAQQARMVLNAELAGI